A section of the Myxococcus virescens genome encodes:
- a CDS encoding O-antigen ligase family protein, with product MPRASRSASRFTLFAEAALAALVVVCPLALGGAAGWLLGPLVLLSGAAAVLAAIGAKRQGQSLRVPLLAVPLAMGAGLCAVQLVPLPAGVLRLLSPEAAALREFALVPLGLERARPVSLDPSATWRELAKHLAYLLAFLATVQVTRSRGSRERLLAVVVFTGAGLTVVGLGHALLGVKSLFGLMLWMHARPTLVTPFGNPNHLAGFLALASTLGVGLTLTRGQRSRALPYALAAGVSGLGVVLSLSRGGIAFFAFGQALLALFLLRNRRASGEGAPPVWARSAAALLGLLGVLMVGAYAAADGLWAEARTADSVEKLRQSKVALWPMLADAARAFPVLGMGRGAFEAAFPRYQSEPNPNTFTHPENAVLQVAAELGALGLVLLAVAVWGFLRLLRREGLETVDLAALAGVAALALHDLFDFSLELPACAVAALVALGAVARPRERAVEEKAWCARPSGAVLGTGLALTALALVALVPGRHRLGDAEAELARLVTSGASAREVHARGLALVDLHPSDYLLYRLVASAHAARGREGAGEALALVNRALYLAPLDASSHRVAARALLALGRSAQGFLEYRLAHEAGDATVLLGEALPHAETLASLTVLTPRSPATAVRLLDALVNTPGRLALALDYSGWAREQFAGQPEAAALWAREARLRILRGDLETAEAARAQVERLAPDALDTHLLRADVLRAQGKREEALRALEQLLARFPGNVALSFQLAAQQLDAGLTRRAKDTLQALAPFITDYAQRARLLAMEAACLEREGLLSHALERRQTAARLVPGADAFFAVARTQEALRRYDAAARSVHEGMRHLPVGARAEAQAWVSRLEGAERERVDSRRKTLSEDPREAELEYLLRGPGVDGEARDAR from the coding sequence ATGCCTCGCGCTTCCCGCAGTGCGTCTCGATTCACCCTGTTCGCCGAGGCGGCGCTGGCGGCGCTCGTCGTGGTGTGTCCGCTGGCGTTGGGCGGCGCCGCGGGGTGGTTGCTGGGGCCGCTGGTGCTGTTGTCCGGCGCCGCGGCGGTGCTGGCGGCGATAGGGGCGAAGCGGCAGGGCCAGTCGCTGCGCGTTCCGCTGTTGGCAGTGCCCCTGGCCATGGGGGCGGGCCTGTGCGCGGTGCAGCTGGTGCCGCTGCCGGCCGGTGTCCTGCGCCTGCTGAGTCCGGAGGCGGCCGCGCTGCGGGAGTTCGCGCTGGTGCCGCTGGGGCTGGAGCGGGCGCGGCCGGTGTCGCTGGACCCGTCCGCCACCTGGCGCGAGCTGGCGAAGCACCTGGCCTACCTGCTGGCCTTCCTCGCGACGGTGCAGGTGACTCGCTCGCGGGGCAGCCGGGAGCGGTTGCTGGCGGTGGTGGTCTTCACCGGCGCGGGCCTCACGGTGGTGGGGCTGGGCCATGCGTTGCTGGGCGTGAAGTCCCTCTTCGGGCTGATGCTCTGGATGCACGCGCGGCCCACGCTGGTGACGCCCTTTGGCAACCCGAACCACCTGGCCGGCTTCCTCGCGCTGGCGTCCACGCTGGGCGTGGGGCTGACGCTGACGCGCGGACAGCGGTCGCGAGCGTTGCCATACGCGCTGGCGGCGGGCGTGTCGGGGCTGGGCGTGGTGCTGTCGCTGTCGCGCGGAGGCATTGCCTTCTTCGCCTTCGGACAGGCGCTGCTGGCGCTGTTCCTGCTTCGCAATCGCCGCGCGTCCGGTGAAGGGGCGCCCCCGGTATGGGCCCGGAGCGCCGCGGCGCTGCTGGGGCTGCTGGGCGTGCTGATGGTGGGGGCGTACGCGGCGGCGGACGGCCTGTGGGCGGAGGCGCGCACCGCGGACAGCGTGGAGAAGCTGCGCCAGTCCAAGGTGGCGCTATGGCCGATGCTGGCGGACGCCGCGCGGGCGTTTCCCGTGCTGGGCATGGGGCGCGGCGCCTTCGAGGCGGCGTTTCCGCGCTACCAGTCGGAGCCCAATCCCAACACCTTCACGCACCCGGAGAACGCGGTGTTGCAGGTCGCGGCGGAGCTGGGCGCGCTGGGGCTGGTGTTGCTGGCGGTGGCCGTCTGGGGCTTCTTGCGGCTGCTGCGCCGTGAGGGGCTGGAGACGGTGGACCTGGCGGCGCTCGCGGGCGTGGCGGCGCTGGCGCTGCACGACCTCTTCGATTTCAGCTTGGAATTGCCCGCGTGCGCGGTGGCGGCGTTGGTGGCGCTGGGCGCGGTGGCGCGTCCCCGGGAGCGGGCCGTCGAGGAGAAGGCGTGGTGCGCGCGGCCTTCGGGCGCGGTGCTGGGGACGGGGCTGGCGCTCACGGCGCTGGCGCTGGTGGCGCTGGTGCCCGGACGTCATCGCCTGGGCGACGCGGAGGCGGAGCTGGCGCGGCTCGTCACGTCGGGGGCATCCGCGCGGGAGGTCCACGCGCGGGGACTGGCGCTGGTGGACCTGCACCCCTCGGACTACCTGTTGTACCGGCTGGTGGCATCGGCGCACGCGGCGCGAGGGCGTGAGGGGGCAGGGGAGGCGCTGGCCCTGGTCAACCGGGCGCTGTACCTGGCGCCGTTGGATGCCAGCTCCCACCGGGTGGCGGCGCGGGCGCTGCTGGCGTTGGGCCGGAGCGCCCAGGGCTTCCTGGAGTACCGGCTGGCGCACGAGGCCGGGGATGCCACCGTGCTGCTGGGCGAGGCCCTGCCGCACGCGGAGACCCTGGCCTCGCTCACGGTGCTGACGCCGCGGTCGCCGGCGACCGCGGTGCGGCTGCTGGATGCGCTGGTCAACACGCCGGGGCGCCTGGCGCTGGCGCTGGACTACTCGGGCTGGGCGCGGGAGCAGTTCGCGGGTCAGCCGGAAGCCGCGGCGCTGTGGGCGCGCGAGGCCCGGTTGCGAATCCTGCGAGGGGACCTGGAGACGGCGGAGGCCGCGCGGGCGCAGGTGGAGCGCCTGGCGCCGGACGCGCTGGACACGCACCTGCTGCGCGCGGACGTGCTGCGGGCGCAGGGGAAGCGGGAGGAGGCCCTGCGTGCGTTGGAGCAGTTGTTGGCGCGCTTTCCAGGCAACGTGGCGCTGTCCTTCCAGTTGGCGGCGCAGCAACTGGACGCGGGGCTGACGCGGCGGGCGAAGGACACGCTCCAGGCGCTGGCGCCCTTCATCACGGACTACGCCCAGCGCGCGCGGTTGTTGGCCATGGAAGCGGCGTGCCTGGAGCGGGAGGGGTTGCTCTCCCACGCACTGGAGCGGCGGCAGACGGCGGCCCGGCTCGTGCCTGGCGCGGATGCGTTCTTCGCGGTGGCGCGGACCCAGGAGGCGCTGCGTCGCTATGACGCGGCGGCGCGTTCGGTCCACGAGGGCATGCGGCATCTTCCCGTGGGCGCGCGGGCCGAGGCACAGGCCTGGGTGTCGCGGCTGGAAGGCGCGGAGCGCGAGCGCGTGGATTCGCGGCGCAAGACGCTGTCGGAGGACCCGCGCGAGGCGGAGCTGGAGTACCTGCTGCGCGGCCCGGGTGTGGATGGCGAGGCTCGGGACGCGCGTTAG
- a CDS encoding acyltransferase family protein yields MSGSRALDALTGLRFVAALHVVSFHFAAPCLGTAPEALRNWVGAGYAAVGVFFVLSGFVLAWNYLDADGRMETSPRAFWAARVARVYPVYVLTFLLSAPTTIAASVADNGWKVAAAKLAVGGVATLALLQAWVPRLALYWNPPGWSVAVEACFYGLFPRLAKGLPRLKPAWLPVALGGAWGLGLLPPLLYLALLPDGPGPVDVHASGPWLMALKFNPLARLPEFLFGVLLGWCFVRERAAGGVKGSGAVLAALGTALLVAAGAAGSRVPYPLMHNGLLAPASGLLVYGLARGGGALGWLLSRPTLVKLGGASYALYLLQYPVSEAAKGLGAWVSPWVELRTPEGLLATVLLLGVPASLWVHRAVESPLRSRVRAALAPWVEGAPREPGKPVVSGT; encoded by the coding sequence GTGAGCGGGAGCAGGGCCCTCGACGCGCTGACGGGGCTGCGCTTCGTCGCGGCCCTGCACGTCGTGTCGTTCCACTTCGCGGCGCCGTGTCTGGGCACGGCGCCGGAGGCGCTGCGGAACTGGGTGGGCGCGGGCTACGCCGCGGTGGGCGTCTTCTTCGTCCTGTCCGGCTTCGTGCTCGCCTGGAACTACCTGGACGCGGACGGGCGCATGGAGACGTCGCCCCGGGCCTTCTGGGCCGCGCGCGTCGCCCGCGTGTATCCCGTCTACGTGCTGACGTTCCTCCTGTCCGCGCCCACCACCATCGCCGCGTCCGTGGCGGACAACGGCTGGAAGGTGGCCGCCGCGAAGCTCGCGGTGGGCGGGGTGGCGACGCTGGCGCTGCTCCAGGCCTGGGTTCCCCGGCTCGCGCTGTACTGGAATCCGCCGGGCTGGTCCGTGGCGGTGGAGGCCTGCTTCTACGGCCTCTTTCCCCGGCTGGCGAAGGGGCTGCCCCGGCTCAAGCCCGCGTGGCTCCCCGTGGCCCTGGGCGGCGCGTGGGGGCTGGGGTTGCTGCCGCCGCTGCTGTACCTGGCGCTCCTGCCGGACGGCCCGGGCCCCGTGGACGTGCATGCGTCAGGGCCCTGGCTGATGGCGCTCAAGTTCAACCCGCTGGCGCGGCTGCCGGAGTTCCTCTTCGGCGTCCTGCTGGGCTGGTGCTTCGTGCGCGAGCGCGCGGCGGGAGGGGTGAAGGGCTCCGGCGCGGTGCTGGCGGCGCTGGGGACGGCGCTGCTGGTGGCGGCGGGCGCGGCGGGCTCGAGGGTGCCGTATCCGCTGATGCACAACGGCCTGCTGGCGCCCGCGTCGGGGCTGCTGGTGTACGGGCTGGCGCGGGGCGGAGGCGCTCTGGGCTGGCTGCTGTCACGGCCCACGCTGGTGAAGCTGGGGGGCGCCAGCTACGCGCTCTACCTGCTCCAGTACCCGGTGTCGGAGGCGGCCAAGGGCCTGGGGGCTTGGGTGTCGCCCTGGGTCGAGTTGCGCACGCCCGAAGGGCTGCTGGCCACCGTGTTGCTGCTGGGCGTGCCCGCGTCGCTGTGGGTGCACCGCGCCGTGGAGTCACCGCTGCGCTCACGCGTCCGCGCCGCGCTGGCGCCCTGGGTGGAGGGGGCGCCGCGCGAGCCCGGGAAGCCGGTGGTGTCGGGGACCTGA
- a CDS encoding UDP-glucose dehydrogenase family protein: MRIAIIGTGYVGLVAGTCFADSGNDVTCVDIDERKIRMLQAGEVPIYEPGLEELIKKNVREKRLFFTRDLTEAVTNAQVVFIAVGTPEGESGDADLQYVLAAAEQIGKAMKQYTVVVDKSTVPVGTADKVREAIRKVTDIEFDVVSNPEFLKEGAALDDFLKPDRVVIGVDSERARKVMADLYSPFVRTENPVLFMDTRSAELTKYAANAMLATRISFMNDIAALCEKVGADVDFVRKGLGSDKRIGYPFLFPGVGYGGSCFPKDVKALVATAREYGLELDLLRAVERTNERQKKLLVNKAAKHYGSLEGRKFGVWGLAFKPKTDDMREAPSIEVIEGLIGKGAQVIAHDPVSPHTARRVFGDRIRYASVPYEALEGVDGLFVVTEWNEFRHPDFERMKTLMKSPVVFDGRNVYDPARMRELGFTYYGIGRR; this comes from the coding sequence ATGCGTATTGCCATCATCGGAACCGGCTACGTCGGACTGGTCGCGGGCACCTGTTTCGCCGACTCGGGTAACGACGTCACGTGCGTGGACATCGACGAGCGGAAGATCCGCATGCTCCAGGCGGGCGAGGTGCCCATCTACGAGCCCGGCCTGGAGGAGCTCATCAAGAAGAACGTGCGCGAGAAGCGCCTGTTCTTCACCCGGGACCTGACGGAGGCCGTCACCAACGCCCAGGTCGTCTTCATCGCCGTGGGCACGCCGGAAGGTGAGAGCGGCGACGCCGACCTCCAGTACGTGCTGGCCGCCGCCGAGCAGATTGGCAAGGCGATGAAGCAGTACACGGTGGTGGTGGACAAGAGCACCGTGCCGGTGGGCACCGCGGACAAGGTGCGCGAGGCCATCCGCAAGGTGACGGACATCGAGTTCGACGTCGTCTCCAATCCGGAGTTCCTCAAGGAAGGCGCCGCGCTGGACGACTTCCTCAAGCCCGACCGCGTCGTCATTGGCGTGGACTCCGAGCGCGCCCGCAAGGTGATGGCGGACCTGTACTCGCCCTTCGTGCGCACCGAGAACCCGGTGCTGTTCATGGACACGCGCTCGGCGGAGCTGACGAAGTACGCGGCCAACGCGATGCTGGCCACGCGCATCTCCTTCATGAACGACATCGCCGCGCTCTGCGAGAAGGTGGGCGCGGACGTGGACTTCGTGCGCAAGGGCCTGGGGTCGGACAAGCGCATCGGCTATCCGTTCCTCTTCCCGGGCGTGGGCTACGGCGGCTCCTGCTTCCCCAAGGACGTGAAGGCGCTGGTGGCCACCGCGCGTGAGTACGGCCTGGAGCTGGACCTGCTGCGCGCGGTGGAGCGCACCAACGAGCGCCAGAAGAAGCTGCTGGTGAACAAGGCGGCCAAGCACTACGGCTCGCTGGAGGGCCGCAAGTTCGGCGTGTGGGGTCTGGCCTTCAAGCCGAAGACGGACGACATGCGCGAGGCGCCGTCCATCGAGGTCATCGAGGGCCTCATCGGCAAGGGCGCCCAGGTGATTGCGCACGACCCGGTGTCTCCGCACACGGCCAGGCGCGTCTTCGGTGACCGCATCCGCTACGCCTCCGTGCCCTACGAGGCGCTGGAGGGCGTGGACGGCCTCTTCGTGGTGACGGAGTGGAACGAGTTCCGCCACCCGGACTTCGAGCGCATGAAGACGCTGATGAAGTCGCCCGTCGTGTTCGACGGCCGCAACGTGTACGACCCGGCGCGCATGCGTGAGCTGGGCTTCACGTACTACGGCATCGGCCGGCGGTAG
- a CDS encoding nucleotidyltransferase family protein: MSAGLLDTFRVLSSFDPPRGALRGAPWDEYVDWAIMQGLAPLAAYNLEYRLGAGNAPEWARDKLLSIYQGSVNDNVMKLVNFKRIVGALEGRKLVLMGAASFADSLYPHVGFRPVPELQILMKRMDVDGFSGFLSHHEFAPEPDTENSGATKVVSDGRTVILLYSDVLGPQRREQTAGILERAKPMRVYGSSLYRPELEDAVLLVALEHARHGYAVPWLSFIDLRELVTGAKWMGGVYSRPLDVPVLLARAAEWRLERALYTSLSIVARLFPDAAADATAALPPLRRATRELLERTVVGPVCTPGRTSALKGMERVRRLLTGQ, translated from the coding sequence ATGTCCGCCGGTCTTCTCGACACCTTCCGAGTTCTCTCTTCGTTCGACCCGCCGCGTGGCGCGCTTCGGGGGGCGCCCTGGGATGAGTATGTGGACTGGGCCATCATGCAGGGCCTGGCGCCCCTGGCGGCCTACAACCTGGAGTACCGGCTGGGCGCGGGCAACGCGCCGGAGTGGGCGCGGGACAAGCTGCTCAGCATCTATCAGGGCTCCGTCAACGACAACGTGATGAAGCTCGTGAACTTCAAGCGCATCGTGGGCGCGCTGGAGGGACGCAAGCTGGTGCTGATGGGGGCCGCGTCCTTCGCGGACTCGCTCTATCCGCACGTGGGCTTCCGGCCCGTGCCGGAGCTGCAAATCCTGATGAAGCGCATGGACGTGGACGGCTTCTCTGGCTTCCTGTCCCACCACGAGTTCGCCCCAGAGCCCGACACGGAGAACAGCGGCGCCACGAAGGTGGTGTCCGACGGGCGCACGGTCATCCTGCTCTATTCGGACGTGCTGGGCCCCCAGCGCCGCGAACAGACGGCGGGCATCCTCGAGCGGGCGAAGCCCATGCGCGTGTATGGCTCCTCGCTCTACCGCCCGGAGCTGGAGGACGCGGTGCTGCTGGTGGCGCTGGAGCATGCGCGCCATGGGTACGCGGTGCCGTGGTTGTCCTTCATCGACCTGCGCGAGCTCGTCACCGGCGCGAAGTGGATGGGCGGCGTGTACTCGCGTCCGTTGGATGTGCCGGTGCTGCTGGCCCGGGCCGCGGAGTGGCGCCTGGAGCGGGCCCTCTACACGTCCCTGTCGATTGTCGCGCGCTTGTTCCCAGACGCCGCCGCGGACGCCACCGCCGCGCTGCCGCCGCTGCGCCGGGCGACGCGGGAGCTGCTGGAGCGGACGGTGGTGGGTCCTGTATGCACCCCCGGCCGGACCTCGGCCCTCAAGGGGATGGAGCGGGTTCGCCGCCTGCTCACGGGCCAGTAA